The window TGCGAGGCGGATCATAGACCGAGGCATCGAGAATGGCATCTACGGACAAGTCCATGGGGATGAAGTCCAACTTGTCGACGTTGCGACCGATTATCGGGACATTACGTATAAACATATTTTATTGCCGATTTGGATTTCGTCTTTTCAATTCAACCAGAAAGTCTATCAATTTCTCGTCAATGGACAAACCGGAAAAGTAAGCGGCAATTCCCCAATCAGCATCCTGAAAGTGTCGATTGCGGTGCTGGCCTTTATTCTAGTCGTTGGGGTGCTTATCTTTTTCTTTGATTTGACCTAAATTTTCACTCTTACCCAAAATGCTTCATAAGATACAAGGTGAAATGAATTGGTTAGGAGCGATTTCAATTACAATCCATGTTGTCCAACAAGGAGAAACATTATGGACCATTTCCCAGCGGTATAATGTCCCGGTTGCCGAAATCATTTCGGCCAATGAGTTGGAAAGTCCTGACCGGTTACCGATCGGCATGTCTCTGGTCATTCCCACCGCGAAAAGAACACATATCGTCCAATCCGGGGAAACATTAAGTGCAATTGCCGGACGGTACGGTGTGACGGTACAAGATTTGGTCAGCGCCAATTCCATCCGCGATATCAACCTCATTGCTGTAGGCACCACGCTCGTCATCCCTATGCACAAGCCGGTCATCGATGTCAACGCCTATACGATCAGCACAGGAAAAACGGGCGCGCAAGAAATTCTGGAAGTCGGCGACTATTTGACGTACTGGATGCCCTTTGCCTATACGATTCGAGAAGACGGCGGCTTGGATGCCGTGGATGACGAAGCGATGCTGGAAGCGGCGGATGAAAAAGACATCGTTCCAGTTTTATGCATCACCAACTTCAGTGCAACCGAGAGCGGTTCCCGTCTCGCCTCCACGCTATTGAACAGTGAGGATCTGCAAAACCAACTCCTTACGAATCTATTGACGATCATGCGGGATAAAGGCTATAAAGGGATCAATGTCGACTTCGAGAACGTCTTCCCTGCCGACCGCGAAAATTACAACCAGTTCTTGCAGCGGGCGGTCGATCGTCTCCATCCGGAAGGGTATTTCGTTTCCACTGCCCTCGCCCCGAAAACGAGCAGTGAACAAAGAGGTTTGTTGTATGAGGCGCATGATTATGAAGCACATGGAAGAATCGTCGACTTTGTCGTGCTGATGACCTATGAATGGGGATATCGGTTCGGACCGCCCCAAGCCATCTCCCCGCTTAATCAGATCAAGCGCGTTCTCGATTATGCAGTGACCGTCATTCCGAGGGATAAGATATTCTTTGGCTTTCAAATCTATGCTCGCGATTGGCTCCTCCCCCACGAACAAGGGCAAGAAGCAGAAACCTTCAGCCAGCAAGAAGCTATTCGGCGGGCGACCGAGCATTGGTCGGCCATCCAGTTTGATCCGGTCGCCCAATCCCCTTTCTTCCGATACACGGATGAGCAAGGTCGGCAACATGAAGTGTGGTTCGAAGATGCCCGAAGCGCCCAAGCGAAATTCGACTTGGTGAAACAATATAATTTACGCGGAATCAGTTATTGGGTGCTAGGCTATCCATTTCCGCAGAACTGGCTGTTGCTTGAGGATAACTTCACGATCCGAAAACGACGTTAATGATAAATGGAAACAACTCATTGTGACAGTGCAACTTCAAAATGAGTTGTTTTTCTTTATGTTTCAAAACCAAAACCCCGCTACAGAAACAGCGTCTTTTGATTAAGCCTAAAAACACATATACATAAATTGGTGCTTCCTTCATATTTCATAATAGTGGAAACTATCTTACTCTTGAACTTGTAAAAGGAGATGGGAGGAGAATGGAATAGATGAAAAAGGGTAAAGCAATTCTCTTGTTCGTTCTGACAATCTGTTTATTTTTCGGAACGTCAAACCAGGTTTTGGCAGCAAACCAGAGCTTTATTAATCAAGTCAGAAATGAATACGTGAATTATGAAAAGAAAACTACTGCTGCTTATAAAGAGTATAGGGAAAAGTCGATCAACGTATATCAAGCCTATCATAAAAGACACTTGGCTTTTTTGAATGCTTTTGAAAAGCAAACGAATGATGATGTAACGAAAATCACCCAATTATTGAGTGAAGACGCGGCACGATTAGAAAAGCAGTATGGCAGCCACAAAGAATATGCGTCCAAATTAAAAGACTACAAAGCTGCCATTAATCCAAATTCCTTGAGCAGCCCGATGGGAGCCTATGCGCGGATCATAAATTCGAATTCATTAAGTAGTGTCATGGGCGATTTACAGCGAGCAACGAATGAAAACTCCCTTAGCAGTCCCATGTATCGCTATCGTCAAGCTGTCAATGAAAATTCTTTGAGCAGTCCGATGTATAGCTACCGCCAAACGGTAAATAAAAATTCGTTAAGCAGTCCGATGTATGCCCTCGAGAAAGGCAGTGGTGTGAACTCCCTCTCGAGCGTCATGTATAAGTACAAAAAAGGCCAGGTATCCCAAAAAAATGCGCGAAAACAATGGGATCAATTGTTTAAAAAAGAAACCCAACACATTCAAAATAGCAGTAAGAAAGCAAAAGACAACATCGCGCAGACGATAGAAAATGTCGAAAATGCGATACTGAATCAAAAATACAAAACGGTCAATGGCATACTGGAGCAGCGCACAAAATCACTTCAAGAAATTTCGAATTTGCGAGCTTCCTCTTTTGGTGAAGGAATTTCAGTTGATCCGCTTCTCCCGAATTTGAATGAAATTAGTGTGATGGTGGATGGCGAATGGCTTGCGCTTACACAACTACCTGTT is drawn from Sporosarcina sp. FSL W7-1349 and contains these coding sequences:
- a CDS encoding LysM peptidoglycan-binding domain-containing protein; translation: MNWLGAISITIHVVQQGETLWTISQRYNVPVAEIISANELESPDRLPIGMSLVIPTAKRTHIVQSGETLSAIAGRYGVTVQDLVSANSIRDINLIAVGTTLVIPMHKPVIDVNAYTISTGKTGAQEILEVGDYLTYWMPFAYTIREDGGLDAVDDEAMLEAADEKDIVPVLCITNFSATESGSRLASTLLNSEDLQNQLLTNLLTIMRDKGYKGINVDFENVFPADRENYNQFLQRAVDRLHPEGYFVSTALAPKTSSEQRGLLYEAHDYEAHGRIVDFVVLMTYEWGYRFGPPQAISPLNQIKRVLDYAVTVIPRDKIFFGFQIYARDWLLPHEQGQEAETFSQQEAIRRATEHWSAIQFDPVAQSPFFRYTDEQGRQHEVWFEDARSAQAKFDLVKQYNLRGISYWVLGYPFPQNWLLLEDNFTIRKRR
- a CDS encoding copper amine oxidase N-terminal domain-containing protein produces the protein MKKGKAILLFVLTICLFFGTSNQVLAANQSFINQVRNEYVNYEKKTTAAYKEYREKSINVYQAYHKRHLAFLNAFEKQTNDDVTKITQLLSEDAARLEKQYGSHKEYASKLKDYKAAINPNSLSSPMGAYARIINSNSLSSVMGDLQRATNENSLSSPMYRYRQAVNENSLSSPMYSYRQTVNKNSLSSPMYALEKGSGVNSLSSVMYKYKKGQVSQKNARKQWDQLFKKETQHIQNSSKKAKDNIAQTIENVENAILNQKYKTVNGILEQRTKSLQEISNLRASSFGEGISVDPLLPNLNEISVMVDGEWLALTQLPVIQNGQTFVPIRAVYEKVEPSIKISKKGNVITATSQNVNMTITLDKKNAIINGKAVTLDASPKLIGGQTMVPLQLVSESLPAHVSWDAASKTVLITTK